A region of the Leptospira broomii serovar Hurstbridge str. 5399 genome:
AACGGCCTTGTTCAAGCTCATTCGTTTTTAACTCGGATAAGTGAAGAATAGGAACGTGTTTTAAAAATATAGAATACCCTGTAGCGATGATCAAGAGGGGAGCGGATTCCCGAATACCATGATAAAGAAAAAACTAGAGGTCGCGCATGTTAGATACAGAAATCCCGAAGAAGAACAAAGCTTCTTTCGAGAAACTCGTAAAATTGATCCGGCAGAGGAACTATAAGAAAGCAACCGAATACACATATTTAAGATACAATTTGGATTTTCTCCTTTTTGCCAATAAGCCGGCGGAGAAAGTCGTCACTAAAGATATTGAAAAGTATATAGAACACTTAAAAAAGAGAAAAGTATCGTCCTCAACGATACAGATTAATATCAGCTCGTTAAAGATGTTCTTTGAAGAAGTCCTGAATATGGACGTCTTCGACGATTTTAGGCGCCCGGCACGCGAATATAAAACGCCGAAAGCACTTACGGTAAAGGAAGTTTCCGCGTTATTGGAAGCTTCGGCCTTGTCGCCCCGCTCCCATCTATTAGTCGGACTCGCCTACTATGAAGGACTCCGCGTTGGAGAAATCGTCCGCCTAAAATGGGGACAGTTCGATTTAAACAAGAAATCTTTATATGTCGATTCGCCAGTTCCCACTCAAAAAAGGACGGTGATCTTAGACAATGATCTCTTAAAAATCCTAAAGCGATTCGAAAAAGAAGTCGGCGCCGAAAAAGGATCCCATCTCTTTCCGGGAAAATTCCAAGGCAAACCCTTAACATCGCGTAACGTGGAGCGATTAATCGGTGATTTGGCAAAAGAAGCGGGAATAAAGACAATCGTGACTTTATTTACTCTCCGGCATAGCCGCGCCGTTCATCAGTTAGCGGAAGGAAAAACGTTGGAGGAGATTAGAGACTTTCTAGGGCATAAGAGTCTTGCTACGACCGAAAGTTATCTACCGATTCGAAAAAACCTTCGCCCGCAAGTTCGGCAAAAACATATTCAAGACGCCTTGAAGGAAATTAGAAAGAAATATAGTAAGTAAATTTTTCGTTTATAGAGGTTTATAAAATGAATACCAAATTTATTTTATAAACCTCTTTTCAATTCGGATAAGACCGGTCATCCTCGAGCGGCCTCCCGCATCGTCCCCATCTTAGTTCTGAATGCGCGTCTTCGAACCAGCAAGGTTTGAATCCGTTTATGTTTAGAATCTACTAGCGGCATTCGTGCAAAAACAAGGGCGCTTAAAATAAAAAAACTCCCGACCACGGGCCCGAATAATATCGTCAATCGCCATCCGAGCTCGGGGGCTTGAGTTACCGCTCCCTCCCGATAACCGATCGCCTCTAAAATGAAACCTAAGAATGCGAG
Encoded here:
- a CDS encoding tyrosine-type recombinase/integrase; the encoded protein is MLDTEIPKKNKASFEKLVKLIRQRNYKKATEYTYLRYNLDFLLFANKPAEKVVTKDIEKYIEHLKKRKVSSSTIQINISSLKMFFEEVLNMDVFDDFRRPAREYKTPKALTVKEVSALLEASALSPRSHLLVGLAYYEGLRVGEIVRLKWGQFDLNKKSLYVDSPVPTQKRTVILDNDLLKILKRFEKEVGAEKGSHLFPGKFQGKPLTSRNVERLIGDLAKEAGIKTIVTLFTLRHSRAVHQLAEGKTLEEIRDFLGHKSLATTESYLPIRKNLRPQVRQKHIQDALKEIRKKYSK